Proteins from one Streptomyces sp. NBC_00289 genomic window:
- a CDS encoding MFS transporter — MDTSESSTEPQKAAPADVRAPRRGWRRWAMDTRPLRRPAYRRLWSSTIVTAVGSQLTAVAVPKQIYDITGSSAWVGAASLAGLLPLVVFALWGGAVADSVDRRKLLLVTNIGIAVTSLLFWLQAVTGLESVAALMLLLAVQQAFWGLNAPARNASIARLVPGDELPAANALGSTVMQTGQVVGPLLAGVLIPVIGLPELYLIDALALCVTVWAVYRLPSLPPPATATARRAGLREIVAGFRYIAAHKVLLLSFLADIIAMVFGMPRALFPQLAAQTFAPYGEGLALGLLFAAIPIGAVVGGLLSGTFSRARRHGWMVIGAVVAWGLAITCSGLTGNLWLAVVFLALAGVADMVSMVFRGAILLSAATDEMRGRMQGVFTVVVAGGPRLADVLHGTAGSAFGARPAVAGGGLLVVVLMLVLACTVPALRRYRI; from the coding sequence GTGGACACGAGCGAGAGCAGCACCGAACCGCAGAAGGCGGCGCCCGCGGACGTGCGGGCGCCCCGGCGCGGATGGCGCCGCTGGGCGATGGACACCCGTCCGCTGCGCCGCCCGGCCTACCGCCGGCTGTGGTCCTCGACGATCGTCACGGCCGTCGGCAGCCAGCTCACCGCCGTCGCCGTACCCAAGCAGATCTACGACATCACCGGTTCCTCCGCGTGGGTCGGTGCCGCGAGCCTCGCCGGCCTGCTGCCGCTGGTGGTGTTCGCGCTGTGGGGCGGGGCCGTGGCCGACAGCGTGGACCGGCGCAAGCTGCTGCTGGTCACCAACATCGGCATAGCCGTCACCTCGCTGCTGTTCTGGCTGCAGGCCGTGACGGGACTGGAATCGGTGGCCGCGCTGATGTTGCTGCTCGCGGTGCAGCAGGCGTTCTGGGGCCTGAACGCGCCCGCCCGCAACGCCTCCATCGCGCGCCTGGTTCCCGGCGACGAACTGCCCGCCGCGAACGCCCTCGGCTCGACCGTCATGCAGACCGGCCAGGTGGTCGGGCCGCTGCTGGCCGGCGTCCTCATCCCCGTCATCGGCCTGCCCGAGCTGTACCTCATCGACGCGCTGGCCCTGTGCGTCACGGTGTGGGCGGTCTACCGGCTGCCCTCGCTCCCGCCTCCGGCCACCGCGACCGCCCGGCGCGCGGGGCTGCGGGAGATCGTGGCGGGGTTCCGCTACATCGCCGCGCACAAGGTGCTGCTGCTGTCCTTCCTCGCCGACATCATCGCGATGGTCTTCGGCATGCCGCGTGCCCTGTTCCCGCAGCTCGCCGCCCAGACGTTCGCCCCCTACGGCGAAGGGCTCGCGCTGGGCCTGCTGTTCGCGGCCATCCCCATCGGGGCGGTGGTGGGCGGACTGCTCTCGGGCACGTTCTCGCGGGCCCGGCGGCACGGGTGGATGGTCATCGGCGCGGTCGTCGCCTGGGGCCTGGCCATCACCTGCTCCGGGCTGACCGGGAACCTGTGGCTCGCCGTGGTGTTCCTCGCCCTGGCCGGGGTCGCCGACATGGTGTCCATGGTCTTCCGCGGGGCGATCCTGCTGTCCGCCGCCACCGACGAGATGCGCGGCCGTATGCAGGGCGTCTTCACCGTCGTGGTCGCGGGCGGCCCGCGACTGGCCGACGTCCTGCACGGCACGGCCGGCTCGGCGTTCGGTGCCCGCCCGGCGGTCGCGGGCGGCGGACTGCTGGTCGTCGTCCTCATGCTGGTTCTGGCCTGCACGGTCCCGGCGCTGCGGCGCTACCGCATCTGA
- a CDS encoding cyclic nucleotide-binding domain-containing protein: MTKATKLLTVLPPPQRQRLMALGREVAFPEDTRIFEAGGTADRFWVIRSGAVSLDQQVTAVQRVTVAGLGAGDLLGWSWLFPPYRWDFGAEAFSPVRAYEFDAAAVRALCQEDPQLGMTLMQSVAEILAHRLETTRGKLMEHYALHRRDTR, translated from the coding sequence ATGACCAAAGCGACGAAACTGCTGACCGTTCTACCACCACCGCAACGACAGCGACTGATGGCGCTCGGCCGGGAGGTCGCCTTCCCCGAGGACACCCGCATCTTCGAGGCCGGAGGCACGGCCGACCGCTTCTGGGTGATCCGCTCGGGCGCGGTCTCCCTCGACCAGCAGGTGACGGCCGTGCAGCGGGTCACGGTCGCCGGCCTGGGCGCGGGCGACCTGCTCGGCTGGTCCTGGCTCTTCCCGCCGTACCGCTGGGACTTCGGCGCGGAGGCCTTCAGCCCGGTGCGCGCCTACGAGTTCGACGCGGCGGCCGTGCGCGCACTGTGCCAGGAGGATCCGCAGCTCGGGATGACGCTGATGCAGAGCGTCGCCGAGATCCTCGCCCACCGGCTGGAGACGACCCGGGGCAAGCTCATGGAGCACTACGCCCTGCACCGGCGCGACACCCGGTAG
- a CDS encoding aminotransferase class I/II-fold pyridoxal phosphate-dependent enzyme produces the protein MAADHTRAPVLEALDEYHRKGRLSFAPPGHKQARGADPAVREVLGDAVFLGDVLASGGLDDRLTRGRVLERAEELMADAVHAEHTFFTTCGSSLSVKAAMLAVAGPHEKLLIGRDAHKSVASGLILSGIEPVWVEPRWDPRLHLAHAPSAQDFERAFEAHPDAKGALIVSPTPYGSCANLEAVAEVCHRRSVPLVVDEAWGAHLPFHPDLPSWAMDAGADICVTSIHKMGSGLEQGSVFHLRGDLVPPELLKMRADLLGSTSPSVLIYAGLDGWRRQMALRGHELMGGALDLAAHVRAAVEEIDGMHVNDREDFCGPGLADDFDPLPVVIDISGLGLTGFQAADWLREHRNIDAHLTDHRRIGAQITHGDDRETAEELLDALRDLAHAAPELPPAPRVDVPPPSELRLPQALLPRDAFFGPAEHVPVGEAAGRVAAEMITPYPPGIPAVLPGERLDEPVLRYLRTGLAAGMNLPDPTDPDLDTIRVVASGSESSLLRTE, from the coding sequence ATGGCTGCTGATCACACACGCGCACCTGTGCTGGAAGCTCTGGACGAGTACCACCGCAAGGGACGGCTGTCGTTCGCGCCGCCCGGTCACAAACAGGCCCGCGGTGCCGACCCCGCGGTGCGGGAGGTGCTCGGCGACGCGGTGTTCCTGGGCGATGTGCTGGCCTCGGGCGGTCTCGACGACCGGCTCACCCGGGGCCGGGTGCTGGAGCGCGCCGAGGAGCTGATGGCCGACGCGGTGCACGCCGAGCACACCTTCTTCACCACGTGCGGGAGCTCCCTGTCCGTCAAGGCGGCGATGCTGGCGGTCGCGGGTCCGCACGAGAAACTGCTGATCGGCCGGGACGCCCACAAGTCCGTCGCGTCCGGTCTGATCCTGTCGGGCATCGAGCCCGTCTGGGTCGAGCCACGGTGGGATCCACGGCTGCATCTCGCCCACGCCCCCTCCGCCCAGGACTTCGAGCGGGCGTTCGAGGCTCATCCCGACGCCAAGGGCGCGCTCATCGTCAGTCCGACGCCGTACGGCAGTTGCGCGAACCTGGAGGCCGTCGCCGAGGTGTGTCACCGGCGGTCGGTGCCGCTGGTGGTGGACGAGGCGTGGGGCGCGCATCTGCCCTTCCACCCCGATCTGCCGTCCTGGGCGATGGACGCGGGCGCCGACATCTGCGTGACCAGCATCCACAAGATGGGCAGCGGTCTGGAGCAGGGTTCCGTCTTCCATCTGCGGGGTGACCTCGTCCCGCCGGAACTTCTGAAGATGCGCGCGGATCTGCTGGGTTCCACCAGCCCGTCGGTGCTGATCTATGCCGGGCTCGACGGCTGGCGCCGGCAGATGGCCCTGCGGGGGCACGAGCTCATGGGCGGCGCGCTGGACCTGGCGGCCCACGTCCGGGCCGCCGTCGAGGAGATCGACGGCATGCACGTCAACGACCGCGAGGACTTCTGCGGGCCGGGACTGGCGGACGACTTCGATCCGTTGCCGGTCGTCATCGACATCAGCGGGCTCGGGCTCACCGGGTTCCAGGCCGCCGACTGGCTGCGCGAACACCGCAACATCGACGCGCACCTGACCGACCACCGCCGGATCGGCGCGCAGATCACCCACGGCGACGACCGGGAGACGGCCGAGGAGTTGCTCGACGCGCTGCGGGACCTCGCACATGCCGCGCCGGAGCTGCCCCCGGCCCCGCGAGTGGACGTGCCGCCGCCGTCCGAACTGCGGCTGCCCCAGGCGCTGCTTCCCCGGGACGCGTTCTTCGGCCCGGCCGAGCACGTGCCGGTGGGCGAGGCGGCCGGTCGGGTCGCGGCGGAGATGATCACGCCGTATCCACCCGGGATCCCCGCCGTCCTGCCTGGTGAGCGGCTCGACGAACCCGTCCTGCGCTATCTGCGCACCGGGCTGGCCGCGGGCATGAACCTGCCCGATCCCACCGATCCGGACCTGGACACGATCAGGGTGGTGGCGTCGGGCTCCGAGTCAAGCCTGTTGCGGACAGAGTGA
- a CDS encoding ATP-binding protein, whose translation MCEKHRTESAREPSAVARCGCVGPCKPADARRAVELAVTERCRATHVPCDPDALSDALLVTSELTTNAILHGGGVTDFHVDVVGPGVSVSVSDGSDRLPVAVSPVDQQGRWRAGGRGWPIVCRLAHDIRVTDLPSGGKRITAVMPLP comes from the coding sequence ATGTGTGAGAAGCACAGGACCGAATCCGCGCGCGAACCGTCGGCCGTGGCCCGCTGTGGGTGCGTGGGGCCGTGCAAACCCGCCGACGCGCGCAGGGCCGTGGAGCTGGCCGTCACGGAACGCTGCCGCGCCACCCACGTCCCCTGTGACCCTGACGCCCTTTCGGACGCCCTCCTCGTCACCTCGGAACTCACGACCAACGCGATCCTGCACGGCGGCGGTGTCACGGACTTCCACGTCGATGTCGTGGGACCCGGGGTCAGCGTCTCCGTGAGTGACGGCAGCGACCGGCTGCCGGTGGCCGTGTCGCCGGTCGACCAGCAGGGGCGATGGCGGGCCGGCGGGCGTGGCTGGCCCATCGTCTGCCGGCTGGCGCACGACATCCGGGTGACCGACCTGCCCTCCGGCGGCAAGCGCATCACCGCCGTCATGCCGCTGCCCTGA
- a CDS encoding SigB/SigF/SigG family RNA polymerase sigma factor: MLIDMSTSQSGAPAEQAPPTRRRHDDAPDTIALFTRLAALEDGPERDILRDELVTAWLPMAHRIAGRFRDRGESIEDLKQVAALGLVKAIDRFEPDRGAFESYAVPTITGEVKRHFRDRMWALRVPRRVQELRNKVRVARRELTQTPGTPEPSVADIAAHTGLTEEEVGAGMEALESFSTLSLDAELSADDDGYSLADTLGASDASFDTVVDREAAKEGLRRLPERERAILYMRFFEDMTQSRIADQLGISQMHVSRLITRSCARVRDDVLGQRGSRRDAGGRSVA; the protein is encoded by the coding sequence ATGCTCATCGATATGTCGACAAGCCAGTCCGGCGCGCCCGCCGAACAGGCTCCCCCCACAAGGCGCCGGCACGACGACGCCCCCGACACCATCGCCCTCTTCACCCGTCTGGCCGCACTCGAGGACGGGCCGGAGCGGGACATACTCCGAGACGAACTCGTCACCGCCTGGCTGCCCATGGCCCACCGGATCGCCGGCCGGTTCCGCGACCGCGGCGAGTCCATCGAGGACCTCAAGCAGGTCGCGGCCCTCGGTCTGGTGAAGGCGATCGACCGGTTCGAACCGGACCGGGGCGCCTTCGAGAGCTACGCCGTCCCCACCATCACCGGCGAGGTCAAGCGGCACTTCCGGGACCGGATGTGGGCCCTCAGGGTGCCCCGTCGGGTGCAGGAACTGCGCAACAAGGTCCGGGTGGCCCGCCGCGAGCTCACCCAGACACCGGGCACCCCCGAGCCCTCCGTCGCCGACATCGCCGCCCACACGGGCCTCACCGAGGAAGAGGTCGGCGCGGGCATGGAGGCCCTGGAGAGTTTCAGCACGCTGTCCCTGGACGCCGAACTGTCGGCCGACGACGACGGGTACAGCCTCGCCGACACCCTGGGTGCCTCGGACGCGTCCTTCGACACCGTGGTCGACCGTGAGGCCGCCAAGGAGGGGTTGCGCCGACTGCCCGAACGCGAGCGGGCCATCCTCTACATGCGCTTCTTCGAGGACATGACCCAGAGCCGTATCGCCGACCAGCTGGGCATCTCCCAGATGCACGTCTCGCGGCTCATCACCCGCAGCTGCGCCCGGGTCCGGGACGACGTGCTGGGTCAGCGCGGCAGCCGCCGCGACGCCGGTGGACGGTCGGTCGCGTGA
- a CDS encoding DUF5133 domain-containing protein, translating to MLIPHPGFLRRLVDDYETLRAEEAARAAREPSPRARDLAYTLCVSTGTREVTQALEAAHSLIEAATVPAAKSASLAE from the coding sequence ATGCTGATCCCCCACCCCGGCTTCCTGCGCCGGCTGGTCGACGACTACGAGACACTGCGGGCCGAGGAGGCCGCACGCGCGGCGAGAGAACCGAGCCCCCGCGCGCGGGACCTGGCCTACACGCTCTGCGTGTCGACCGGCACACGTGAGGTCACCCAGGCCCTGGAAGCGGCACACAGTCTGATCGAGGCGGCCACCGTCCCCGCCGCGAAATCCGCGTCGCTGGCCGAGTGA
- a CDS encoding DUF1206 domain-containing protein, with protein MNTQTLARTGRSRAHRAANGSVTEGAARAGFTARGVIYLLVGALALQIAFGEGKRQADRGGALAEISDKPFGAVLLWALGVGLAGMALWRLSQVLFGADGPDGRKPQKRALAAVRFVFYAFVAYSVLSFAAGAGKSGGGSSDEQSRDVTARALELPAGQWLVGAGGLAVVAAGIWIAVQALRRKYHDKLKLGEMGRRMRRLVDVTGVGGGVARGAVFAAAGVFAVRAAVDYEPDRAKGVDDTLRSFADTPLGPWLLVCVAGGLVLFGLFSFAMARWRRV; from the coding sequence ATGAACACGCAGACATTGGCGCGGACCGGCCGGAGCCGGGCCCACAGGGCGGCGAACGGTTCGGTCACGGAGGGCGCGGCACGGGCGGGATTCACCGCCCGGGGCGTGATCTACCTGTTGGTCGGTGCGCTCGCCCTGCAGATCGCCTTCGGGGAGGGGAAGCGCCAGGCCGACCGCGGCGGCGCCCTCGCCGAGATCTCGGACAAACCCTTCGGCGCCGTACTGCTGTGGGCGCTGGGCGTCGGACTCGCCGGCATGGCCCTGTGGCGGCTGTCGCAGGTCCTCTTCGGCGCCGACGGGCCGGACGGCCGTAAGCCGCAGAAGCGGGCGCTGGCCGCCGTCCGGTTCGTCTTCTACGCCTTCGTCGCCTACTCGGTGCTGTCGTTCGCGGCCGGGGCCGGCAAGAGCGGGGGCGGATCGAGTGACGAGCAGTCCCGGGACGTCACGGCCAGGGCCCTGGAGCTGCCCGCCGGGCAGTGGCTGGTGGGCGCGGGCGGGCTCGCGGTCGTCGCGGCCGGGATCTGGATCGCCGTACAGGCACTGCGCCGCAAGTACCACGACAAGCTCAAGCTCGGCGAGATGGGCCGGCGGATGCGGCGGCTGGTGGACGTGACCGGCGTGGGGGGCGGCGTGGCGCGCGGAGCGGTGTTCGCCGCGGCCGGAGTCTTCGCGGTGCGCGCCGCCGTCGACTACGAACCCGACCGGGCCAAGGGAGTGGACGACACGCTCCGGTCCTTCGCCGACACCCCGCTGGGACCGTGGCTCCTGGTCTGCGTCGCGGGCGGTCTGGTCCTGTTCGGACTGTTCTCGTTCGCCATGGCACGCTGGCGCCGGGTCTGA